Below is a genomic region from Trichoderma asperellum chromosome 2, complete sequence.
CTCTTATCAAATTCTATGCCTACTGTTAACTGATGATTTGGGGAGACAAAAGTTGGAAGGGGGGAAGTATGGTTCATACTCTTCAATATTTTGGAGATTGCCAATACGTTCAATTCTTGGAACTGCAAATGTTTTAAGAGATCAAGGTTTAATTCGAGGAATTTCGAGAAGGCAGTTCGGCTTTCTGGCAGTTTGAATGAGCTAACAAGCTGTTGCTTGTTGACTTCTCCCTGAAACCACTGCAGCTGCTTGAGAGCTTTCTGACTGGAACGAGCCCCGTGTTCACGCTCGTGTGTTGCAAAGAAGATCTCTGCATCCAAGTACAGTTCGAAGATACGTCTCCAGCGGTCCATATCACTCTTAGAGAAGCGAGTCGGCCGTGATACTTGCGATACTTGTTTTCCCAGCTCTTTAACTTCTTCTTGTAACTGATCCTCCTCCGTGGCTTGCAAGGCATCCAAGTTGCTGACATCACTCAGAAGCATGTCAAAGAAGACACTGTCAAAGACAAGAGGCACCTCTATTCTTTCGTAACTGTCTTCTTCATGGTGGTTTGCCTCTGTTTGTGACGCTGCGCTTGTCGTATTGTCCGTTCCTTTGTCCGTCGTCTCGTCCGTCGTCTCGTCCGTCGTCTTGTCTGCTGTCTTGTCTGCTGTCTTGTCTGTCGCCTTGAGACGTGAAATATTTGCCAACCCAGCTTCCTTTTCATTGAAAGCGTGGCTAACTACTGATCCCGAGGAGATTTTCTCAAAAAACTGACGAGTGGTCGGCGCCAAAGAGGCGTCGACAATATTGCCATCGTGCAAATGAATGAATACTGTCAACTTCGGCCGGACGAGCGTAGAGTTTGAGGATGCTGCGCAGCGTCAGTAATACTATCCAAGACCTTGCTCCCCAGATAAAACATATGCGAAATATTAGAAGAGGGGGCTTACCAGTAAGACTATAGTTTAAGGCAACTGGAGAGTCCGTATCGCAGTCGAGGAGCGTTCTCAACGTCTCAGCATCAAGGCCTAGCTCTTGTAGCTCTCGTTGAACCTTCTTGAGGCATTTCTTTAGCTGGCCATACGGGATCGCGTGAGCGACCCAGTGAGGCGGGAAGCCTACAGGATCATAAGCGACTGTAAGCGGCTTGGGAGGCAGATACAACTGCTCAGGTTATTGGAGGAAGTATAGTAATACCTTGACTTGCCAAGGACTGCTTGAAATCATGGCCGAATTTCATGGCATCTGTTTAACTATCATGAACATGTCACTGACGACCAAGGACTGCCACACCTACCTTCGAAGTTGAAAGAAGTACGGCGCTACTAGTACTAGAATATAATCATTATTGTCGCAAGACTAAAGTGGAGAAAAAAGTAATAGCGGTAGAATTTTTGCAGGGCCACAAAGGTGCTCAGGAACTCGACTGTATTGGGCCAATCATGCGGGGGCGATATGAGACAGTGCCTGAAGGATCTTGTACTTTCTGTAATGGTACACCGAGCAAAAAACTAAAATGAACAAAATACGAGTGAAAACCAGCAAATCGCGGCATAGTTGGAACCGTTCTAGAATCACTTTGAATCCATTCAACAGTAGTTAGCTCAGTAATATCATGCCGTTGCTCTCTCCAGCACCTATCCCCGATGTTGGCGTTGGCACGTGTATTCTTCAGGCACATGTAGCCACCCCGCTTTAATGTGAACCAGCTACTAGGGCGCTACTAGCAGCTGTTGCTCGGCATCCAGTTGCCGATTTGAACTGAAGTAAACAAACGCTATTATGTCACTGCAATGAGAGCAGCTTGGCGTTGTAACTTCGCtacaatattatattttGAATATGGCTCCTATCAGTGCAGCTGATTTCTATGTTAGcagtgacgatgatgaattACCGACCCTAGACAACCTTCTGACTTGCTCTCCGAATCACACGCAGCCCAAATATTCGCAGCCAAGGTTAATATCCAGCCTTGAGAAGAGCAGTGTAATTATAACCAAGTCAGCAGAGCGGCTCAACGATTTGGAGGTACAAACACCCGAAATTATCGACTTAATATCCGACTCAGAAGACACAACACCTAAACGCGCCATCCCAACCTTTACTAGAAAAGCGATACGGAAGAAATGGGAGTCATCCCTTGATCACGCCGATGATGGTATCTTTGACGAGGAGACAGCGCCTCAGCCCAGAAGCAGCTTTATACACCCTCAGAAAtctggaaagagagaaaatggccTTCAGTCACGTCTCAAGCAGAAACATGGCGACAATCTAGCTTCGGGAAAGGAGTCGACAGGATCAGTAAGAGGTTTTCGAGGGCCTTCAAAACTGCCTGACGAAACTCCCTTTACCAACAAATCTGGATCGAAAACTCGACTCTTGAACTCTGATTATTCGGCATTGAGATTACGTCGATCTCATTTTCTCACAAACGAAGGGTTGTCTGACGATAATCAAGAAGAACCGTTAACACAACACCCTCGTAACCGATCTGTGCGCCCTCTCCAGACCGTGGGGCCGAACTCTCAGCGACAATCTTCTGAGAACAAGGGTCGTCAAAATATAATTCATCCCTTTTCACACCTTCAACTGGATCTTGAAGAATCGCTAGAAAGAGACACGTTACGAAATCTTCCTATCATCTCTCCTAGAAACGACAAACAGAAGGATCCAAGATCAGCCGATGAAGCGCTTCACATCAGGATTTCGCGAGAGCTAGAATTCGATAATGCTCGGGATCTTGAGTCTGACGACGACCAGTATGAGCCGCATATTCCTCGTAAACCCACCCCCACCCAGTCTAAAGTTCCAAAAACGAGCTCTCCGAAAAAGCAAACCAAAAAGTCGTTTGATGCGAAAAAAGGTCAGCTGGCGACAGATTTTCTCCGGCAACTTGACACCCAAATCACGGATGGCAAAATTGGAGAATTGACTGAGACAACTGGAGGAGTCAAGATTGTGTGGAGCAAGACTCTCAAGACAACAGCTGGCCGAGCAAGCTGGAAGCGAGAGACGGTGAGCTCTAAGCAAACAAAGGACGGCGTTAGTGTGGAGGTGAAACAGTATCGACACCATTCATCGATTGAGCTTGCCGAGAAGGTTATCGATGACGAGCAGCGCTTGCTTAATGTCTTAGCGCATGAATTTTGCCATTTGGCCAACTTCATGATCAATGGTATCAAAGATAACCCTCATGGGAAAGAGTTCAAGGTCTGGGCGGCAAAGTGTTCCAAACTATTTGGCTCACAGGGCATCAAGGTTACCACCAAACATACGTATGAAATTGACTTCAAATATGTATGGGCTTGCACAGCATGCAGCTGTGAGTATAAGCGCCACTCCAAGAGCATTGACCCCAAGAGACATCGATGTGGCAGTTGCAAAGCTCTACTTGAGCAGACAAAACCAGCACCGCGGCAAGGTTCGACCGCTGGTAAATTGAGTGACTACCAGCTGTTTGTTAAAGAACAAATGAAGATCGTTCGAATCGAGAACCCAGACAGCCAGCAGAAGGACGTTATGAAGATAATTGCAGATAAATGGGCCAAAAGTAAAAACTAGCAGGACGAAAAGAATAGCATCGTATACGCCACCATATGTTTTTTGAGACAAAGATAAAGTCACTGGATAAACtggatattaatatatcGATAGATCTTTCTACTGAAATAATAAATGAGTATTAGCTCTtgtttatagtaatatttgtGTGGGTGCTATCTTGCATTTCATATGTgctgttccttttttcttttttttgtgcaaAGAAGCATTTGTGACGTAGTGTAAGCTGCATGCCAccatcagcagcagtgccTGGGGCATTGTGGCTCTCCCTCTGCATCTCATTATGCACCCGACATAGTGCTCGGTGGAAAAGGGGgtcaaaagagaaagaaaagaagaaaaaaggagaaaaagacgTCGAAGGAAAATACAAGGCTATGGCTCATAGGCTGGTTGATAACTCAGCAGCTATTTTCTCGCCATCCGTTGCCCGTATTGCCGCATCTACTGCCCGTGACTGGTCGTACGTCGATGCCTGGCTTGCGTCCAAATCCCCTGCATGGAAAACTTCATTGCCGTCTTTTGAGCGAAACCAGGATACCCTCAAGGCGCTCCTTGCTCTCGTATCCTTAAACGAAGCGGCTGACGACCAACGCCGCCTCCTTGCCCGAGTGGACGCGACTGCTCTCCAAGGACTAACCGCCGCTCACAACAAGGCCGAGCCAGCCACTTCTCCCAACGGAACCCTTCTTACAAAGGGCCATTTGCTCGACGCAATAGAGCACAGTCTACCCAAAGATGGGGCCAGCGCTCTGGATGCACTCACCACAGTGGCCTCTGAGGCTGCCACTGCCAACCCTGATCCCGATCATCTGGGCAGCCTGATGCTTCGCCTCCAGAGCTCGATTTACGGGGCTGAGCAGACGGCAGCCCGAGTTGATGCCTTTGAGCGCCACCTCCAGAGAGAGGCTGAGGCAGCTGAGGAGTTGCTCCATACGCTACAGAGCGAGTGCTATAAGCCGCCCTCAGATTTGGCCAAGCAAAATCTGGATGTGCAGCGAAGGATAAAGACCGTGTCTGCACAGCTTCCCGATCTCCATGACCGCGTTACGGCTCTCGGTGCATCCGTCGTGACGCCTTATTTAACCATCGGAGATGTGATCGAATTGGAGCAGCGATACCATACCCTAGTGTTTCACATGAAAGAGCTCAGTGAGCACATTGCTGCTCTTTCACAAGAGTAAGTCTACTAGCAAAATCCGATGTCATTGGACCATAAGCTAACGCAACTACCAGCAATCTATGACCATTGTTAATCATATATTAAAGTGGTACTGGAAGCTGGCAGccttttttaactataagtaaaatGTGGACTGAACTCTCATAATTGAACAATAGCGCCCAAGTCAAAAGTCATCGGCTTCGTTATCGAATAGATCGTTGCCGCGCTTCCTTTCATTCTCTTTTAAAACTATTCCCGAGGCATCTACTGATTTCGACGGGATTTCCCTGACACGGCGCCCCCCAATCTGCCAAATTGCCTTCCAAGCCCTGATTTTTTAACAGGTGGTGGGGAGATTACCGGGACTTGCTCTTTCAACGGCACAGGCGGTCCAGGAGGCCCTACTCGAGTGCTGTCTCTGTTTTTCCCCTCTGGTGATGCTTCTCCTATGCGAAATTCGCCGATCCCAGCCGAGAACGTGTCTTCTATCTCAACACTATGTCGttgacttcttcttgccctgtCTTGGACGCTGCGAAATTTTTCCAAAAGCTCAACCCATCGTATTGCCCCGTCTTCTCGCCCCTTCAGTCTGTTCGGCCGGTCATAATTTGACGACGTCGCCGCACCTGCTACACTGTACTCATTGTTGCTCGTTAGACATTTGCTGAGTCTTCCACTTCCAAGTTGAATATCCAGACTGTGCATCAATCTTACCTTCGTGGGGCAATTTGCAGGTACCCAATTGAGCTGACACTGTTGAGTCGATTTTTTAATGCAGCAAACGCAGATGACTGCGGCAAAAGCATGAGAATCCCATACATGCATTTGTAGAGGTACGGGTATTTCTCAGGCTCTAGTAGTTGCAGACGCAGATCTGTTTTGTCTCTCGTTAGTTGGAAAATTGAAGGTGTATGCTCACTCATCTATCAATAAACTTGAGCTGGATGGAAGACTCACAAGTGAATACGGGCGATTCAATAAGCTGAACAAGCTTGTCGACTTGGATCAACATGTTGACTGTCATGTCTAATTCACCACTATTCAAGTGTAAGTACCCAGCTCATAGGGGCTTTATCAAGAGATCTCACAAAATTTGTAACAGGTTGTATGCCTGCTCATAAGCTTGGGACAGTAGACACAAAGAGAACGTTGCAACTGCGTTGTAGCACCATGATCTGAACAGGGCCACAAATAAAGTCTGACCGTCCTGTATATCTCGTCAGTGGGTGACGTTCACTCATCTGAAG
It encodes:
- a CDS encoding uncharacterized protein (EggNog:ENOG41) — encoded protein: MAPISAADFYVSSDDDELPTLDNLLTCSPNHTQPKYSQPRLISSLEKSSVIITKSAERLNDLEVQTPEIIDLISDSEDTTPKRAIPTFTRKAIRKKWESSLDHADDGIFDEETAPQPRSSFIHPQKSGKRENGLQSRLKQKHGDNLASGKESTGSVRGFRGPSKLPDETPFTNKSGSKTRLLNSDYSALRLRRSHFLTNEGLSDDNQEEPLTQHPRNRSVRPLQTVGPNSQRQSSENKGRQNIIHPFSHLQLDLEESLERDTLRNLPIISPRNDKQKDPRSADEALHIRISRELEFDNARDLESDDDQYEPHIPRKPTPTQSKVPKTSSPKKQTKKSFDAKKGQLATDFLRQLDTQITDGKIGELTETTGGVKIVWSKTLKTTAGRASWKRETVSSKQTKDGVSVEVKQYRHHSSIELAEKVIDDEQRLLNVLAHEFCHLANFMINGIKDNPHGKEFKVWAAKCSKLFGSQGIKVTTKHTYEIDFKYVWACTACSCEYKRHSKSIDPKRHRCGSCKALLEQTKPAPRQGSTAGKLSDYQLFVKEQMKIVRIENPDSQQKDVMKIIADKWAKSKN